A genomic region of Solanum dulcamara chromosome 2, daSolDulc1.2, whole genome shotgun sequence contains the following coding sequences:
- the LOC129880135 gene encoding pentatricopeptide repeat-containing protein At2g26790, mitochondrial isoform X2 — MWVPSIRSVSYRKIFKNTQFIRLKSVCSVAQLTSYLSDSTSDEQIGNTQMKNNELTNNTVEVNSYWVTEMLNSLREEPNDALSFFRQLKESGFKHDIQTYMAMIRTFCYWGMDMKLDSLFLEVINLGKKDLGFEVSDLVEELVEGLNAEGPNSLIRALDGLVKAYASLKMFDEAIDVLFQTKRCGFGLSVLSCNYLMNRLIECGKVDMAVAVYKQLKRISVSPNVYTYGIVIKALCRKGNFEEAVGVFEEMEKAGETPNEFTYSTYIEGLCSYGSTDLGYDVLRAWKGVNLPLDVYAYTAVIRGFVNEKKLQEAEMVLLDMEEQGMVPDALSYGALINGYCTMGNISKALAFHDKMETRGIKSNCVIVSLILQCLCKNGKACDAVDQFSSFKKKGIFLDEVAYNGVIDALCKLGRFEEAEKLLDEMKDKRMTPDIVHYTTLINGYCLHGQILDAMGLFDEMKEKGLKPDVITYNVLAAGFSRNGLVEEALHLLDHMKGQRLTPTTVTHNVIIEGLCIGGYAEEAEIFFNSLENKSTENYAAMVNGYCELGNTKDAFELFVRLSKQGDLIKRKSCLKLLSSLCLEGEYRKALKLFEIVLSLGDGTCKIMCSKLIASLCSAGDMKRARWVFDNMVWRGLTPDVVIYTMMLNGYCRVNRLQEALYLFDDMKKRGISPDVITYTVMLDGHSKNLKRDRLSSDARRNGRERKDTGLNIGEKMHPSVFWSEMNKMELTADVICYTVLIDSHCKSDNIDDAIHLFTEMIDRGLEPDSVTYTALICGYCKQGNVEMAKELVNDMWRKGIQPDSHTISALHHGIIKAKKLHLRHDNNSAKTQRR, encoded by the exons ATGTGGGTTCCATCAATAAGGTCAGTTTCTTACAGAAAAAttttcaagaacacccaatttATTCGATTGAAATCAGTTTGTTCAGTAGCTCAATTAACTTCATATTTGTCAGATTCTACTTCTGATGAACAAATTGGAAATACCCAGATGAAAAATAATGAGTTAACTAACAATACTGTTGAGGTGAACTCGTATTGGGTCACTGAAATGCTCAATAGTTTAAGAGAAGAGCCTAATGATGCTTTATCATTTTTTCGTCAGTTGAAAGAAAGTGGatttaaacatgatattcaGACTTATATGGCTATGATTAGGACATTTTGTTATTGGGGTATGGATATGAAATTGGATTCTTTGTTTTTGGAAGTTATAAATTTGGGAAAGAAGGATTTGGGTTTTGAGGTTTCTGATTTGGTTGAGGAATTGGTTGAGGGGTTGAATGCTGAGGGACCCAATTCGTTGATTCGGGCTTTAGATGGATTGGTTAAGGCTTATGCTAGTTTAAAGATGTTTGATGAAGCTATTGATGTTTTGTTCCAGACAAAAAGGTGTGGTTTTGGATTGAGCGTATTGTCGTGTAATTATCTCATGAATAGGCTTATTGAGTGTGGGAAAGTAGATATGGCAGTTGCGGTTTATAAACAGTTGAAGAGGATTTCGGTTAGTCCAAATGTGTATACTTATGGAATTGTGATCAAGGCATTATGTAGAAAAGGCAATTTTGAAGAAGCAGTTGGTGTATTTGAGGAAATGGAGAAAGCCGGTGAAACTCCTAATGAGTTTACTTATTCTACTTACATTGAAGGGCTTTGCTCGTATGGTAGCACGGACTTGGGTTATGATGTATTGCGGGCGTGGAAAGGGGTAAATTTACCTCTTGATGTCTATGCCTACACTGCTGTGATTCGTGGGTTTGTTAATGAGAAGAAGCTGCAAGAGGCAGAAATGGTGCTGCTTGACATGGAGGAGCAAGGAATGGTCCCTGATGCCCTTTCTTATGGGGCTTTAATTAATGGATACTGCACTATGGGGAACATTTCTAAAGCTCTGGCTTTCCATGACAAGATGGAAACAAGGGGTATCAAAAGTAATTGTGTGATTGTTAGCTTAATTCTTCAGTGCTTGTGCAAAAATGGCAAGGCATGCGATGCCGTTGATCAGTTCAGTAGTTTTAAGAAGAAAGGTATTTTTCTCGATGAGGTGGCTTATAATGGTGTAATTGATGCTTTGTGCAAACTTGGTAGGTTTGAAGAGGCTGAGAAGTTGCTTGATGAGATGAAGGATAAGAGGATGACACCTGACATCGTTCATTACACTACTTTAATAAATGGGTATTGCCTCCATGGACAAATTTTAGATGCAATGGGTTTATTtgatgaaatgaaagaaaaaggcTTGAAACCTGACGTTATTACTTATAATGTGCTTGCTGCTGGATTTTCTAGAAATGGCCTTGTTGAAGAGGCACTTCACCTTTTGGACCATATGAAGGGACAAAGGTTGACTCCAACAACCGTCACACATAATGTAATTATTGAGGGCTTATGCATTGGAGGTTATGCGGAAGAGgctgaaatatttttcaatagtTTGGAAAATAAGTCCACAGAAAATTATGCTGCCATGGTGAATGGGTATTGTGAATTAGGCAACACCAAAGATGCTTTTGAGCTTTTTGTTAGACTGTCAAAACAAGGTGATTTAATTAAAAGGAAATCTTGTTTGAAGCTTCTGAGTAGCCTATGTCTCGAAGGAGAATATAGAAAAGCGTTAAAGCTGTTCGAGATAGTGTTGTCTTTAGGTGATGGCACTTGCAAAATAATGTGTAGCAAACTAATAGCTTCCTTATGTAGTGCTGGAGATATGAAAAGGGCCAGGTGGGTGTTCGATAATATGGTTTGGAGAGGATTAACACCTGACGTGGTCATTTATACTATGATGTTAAATGGTTATTGCAGGGTGAATCGCTTGCAGGAAGCCCTTTATCTTTTTGATGATATGAAGAAAAGGGGCATTTCTCCTGATGTTATCACGTATACAGTTATGCTTGATGGCCATTCTAAGAATTTAAAGAGAGATCGATTGTCATCAGATGCAAGGAGGAACGGCAGAGAAAGAAAGGATACAGGGTTGAATATTGGGGAAAAGATGCATCCGTCAGTTTTTTGGAGTGAAATGAACAAGATGGAATTAACAGCTGATGTCATTTGTTACACTGTtttgattgatagtcattgtaAATCAGACAACATTGATGATGCTATTCACCTTTTCACTGAAATGATCGATAGAGGTTTAGAACCTGATAGTGTTACGTACACAGCTCTAATATGTGGCTATTGTAAGCAAGGAAATGTTGAGATGGCTAAAGAACTTGTGAATGATATGTGGAGAAAGGGAATACAACCAGATAGCCATACCATCTCAGCACTACATCATGGAATCATAAAGGCCAAAAAGTTGCACCTTAGGCATGACAATAACTCAGCCAAAACTCAGAG GAGatga
- the LOC129880135 gene encoding pentatricopeptide repeat-containing protein At2g26790, mitochondrial isoform X1 → MWVPSIRSVSYRKIFKNTQFIRLKSVCSVAQLTSYLSDSTSDEQIGNTQMKNNELTNNTVEVNSYWVTEMLNSLREEPNDALSFFRQLKESGFKHDIQTYMAMIRTFCYWGMDMKLDSLFLEVINLGKKDLGFEVSDLVEELVEGLNAEGPNSLIRALDGLVKAYASLKMFDEAIDVLFQTKRCGFGLSVLSCNYLMNRLIECGKVDMAVAVYKQLKRISVSPNVYTYGIVIKALCRKGNFEEAVGVFEEMEKAGETPNEFTYSTYIEGLCSYGSTDLGYDVLRAWKGVNLPLDVYAYTAVIRGFVNEKKLQEAEMVLLDMEEQGMVPDALSYGALINGYCTMGNISKALAFHDKMETRGIKSNCVIVSLILQCLCKNGKACDAVDQFSSFKKKGIFLDEVAYNGVIDALCKLGRFEEAEKLLDEMKDKRMTPDIVHYTTLINGYCLHGQILDAMGLFDEMKEKGLKPDVITYNVLAAGFSRNGLVEEALHLLDHMKGQRLTPTTVTHNVIIEGLCIGGYAEEAEIFFNSLENKSTENYAAMVNGYCELGNTKDAFELFVRLSKQGDLIKRKSCLKLLSSLCLEGEYRKALKLFEIVLSLGDGTCKIMCSKLIASLCSAGDMKRARWVFDNMVWRGLTPDVVIYTMMLNGYCRVNRLQEALYLFDDMKKRGISPDVITYTVMLDGHSKNLKRDRLSSDARRNGRERKDTGLNIGEKMHPSVFWSEMNKMELTADVICYTVLIDSHCKSDNIDDAIHLFTEMIDRGLEPDSVTYTALICGYCKQGNVEMAKELVNDMWRKGIQPDSHTISALHHGIIKAKKLHLRHDNNSAKTQRLQVI, encoded by the exons ATGTGGGTTCCATCAATAAGGTCAGTTTCTTACAGAAAAAttttcaagaacacccaatttATTCGATTGAAATCAGTTTGTTCAGTAGCTCAATTAACTTCATATTTGTCAGATTCTACTTCTGATGAACAAATTGGAAATACCCAGATGAAAAATAATGAGTTAACTAACAATACTGTTGAGGTGAACTCGTATTGGGTCACTGAAATGCTCAATAGTTTAAGAGAAGAGCCTAATGATGCTTTATCATTTTTTCGTCAGTTGAAAGAAAGTGGatttaaacatgatattcaGACTTATATGGCTATGATTAGGACATTTTGTTATTGGGGTATGGATATGAAATTGGATTCTTTGTTTTTGGAAGTTATAAATTTGGGAAAGAAGGATTTGGGTTTTGAGGTTTCTGATTTGGTTGAGGAATTGGTTGAGGGGTTGAATGCTGAGGGACCCAATTCGTTGATTCGGGCTTTAGATGGATTGGTTAAGGCTTATGCTAGTTTAAAGATGTTTGATGAAGCTATTGATGTTTTGTTCCAGACAAAAAGGTGTGGTTTTGGATTGAGCGTATTGTCGTGTAATTATCTCATGAATAGGCTTATTGAGTGTGGGAAAGTAGATATGGCAGTTGCGGTTTATAAACAGTTGAAGAGGATTTCGGTTAGTCCAAATGTGTATACTTATGGAATTGTGATCAAGGCATTATGTAGAAAAGGCAATTTTGAAGAAGCAGTTGGTGTATTTGAGGAAATGGAGAAAGCCGGTGAAACTCCTAATGAGTTTACTTATTCTACTTACATTGAAGGGCTTTGCTCGTATGGTAGCACGGACTTGGGTTATGATGTATTGCGGGCGTGGAAAGGGGTAAATTTACCTCTTGATGTCTATGCCTACACTGCTGTGATTCGTGGGTTTGTTAATGAGAAGAAGCTGCAAGAGGCAGAAATGGTGCTGCTTGACATGGAGGAGCAAGGAATGGTCCCTGATGCCCTTTCTTATGGGGCTTTAATTAATGGATACTGCACTATGGGGAACATTTCTAAAGCTCTGGCTTTCCATGACAAGATGGAAACAAGGGGTATCAAAAGTAATTGTGTGATTGTTAGCTTAATTCTTCAGTGCTTGTGCAAAAATGGCAAGGCATGCGATGCCGTTGATCAGTTCAGTAGTTTTAAGAAGAAAGGTATTTTTCTCGATGAGGTGGCTTATAATGGTGTAATTGATGCTTTGTGCAAACTTGGTAGGTTTGAAGAGGCTGAGAAGTTGCTTGATGAGATGAAGGATAAGAGGATGACACCTGACATCGTTCATTACACTACTTTAATAAATGGGTATTGCCTCCATGGACAAATTTTAGATGCAATGGGTTTATTtgatgaaatgaaagaaaaaggcTTGAAACCTGACGTTATTACTTATAATGTGCTTGCTGCTGGATTTTCTAGAAATGGCCTTGTTGAAGAGGCACTTCACCTTTTGGACCATATGAAGGGACAAAGGTTGACTCCAACAACCGTCACACATAATGTAATTATTGAGGGCTTATGCATTGGAGGTTATGCGGAAGAGgctgaaatatttttcaatagtTTGGAAAATAAGTCCACAGAAAATTATGCTGCCATGGTGAATGGGTATTGTGAATTAGGCAACACCAAAGATGCTTTTGAGCTTTTTGTTAGACTGTCAAAACAAGGTGATTTAATTAAAAGGAAATCTTGTTTGAAGCTTCTGAGTAGCCTATGTCTCGAAGGAGAATATAGAAAAGCGTTAAAGCTGTTCGAGATAGTGTTGTCTTTAGGTGATGGCACTTGCAAAATAATGTGTAGCAAACTAATAGCTTCCTTATGTAGTGCTGGAGATATGAAAAGGGCCAGGTGGGTGTTCGATAATATGGTTTGGAGAGGATTAACACCTGACGTGGTCATTTATACTATGATGTTAAATGGTTATTGCAGGGTGAATCGCTTGCAGGAAGCCCTTTATCTTTTTGATGATATGAAGAAAAGGGGCATTTCTCCTGATGTTATCACGTATACAGTTATGCTTGATGGCCATTCTAAGAATTTAAAGAGAGATCGATTGTCATCAGATGCAAGGAGGAACGGCAGAGAAAGAAAGGATACAGGGTTGAATATTGGGGAAAAGATGCATCCGTCAGTTTTTTGGAGTGAAATGAACAAGATGGAATTAACAGCTGATGTCATTTGTTACACTGTtttgattgatagtcattgtaAATCAGACAACATTGATGATGCTATTCACCTTTTCACTGAAATGATCGATAGAGGTTTAGAACCTGATAGTGTTACGTACACAGCTCTAATATGTGGCTATTGTAAGCAAGGAAATGTTGAGATGGCTAAAGAACTTGTGAATGATATGTGGAGAAAGGGAATACAACCAGATAGCCATACCATCTCAGCACTACATCATGGAATCATAAAGGCCAAAAAGTTGCACCTTAGGCATGACAATAACTCAGCCAAAACTCAGAG ACTGCAGGTTATCTAG